Proteins found in one Megalobrama amblycephala isolate DHTTF-2021 linkage group LG5, ASM1881202v1, whole genome shotgun sequence genomic segment:
- the znf593 gene encoding zinc finger protein 593 has product MGKSKQVGNHKKKSVAKIWKTKRRTKDIDQIHADMIPANAAKLLKQDVDYDVTGSAQHYCLHCSRYFVDLKTMKEHFKTKVHKKRLKKLREEPYTQAEADRAAGMGSYIPPKTNIEVHTQQVEEDMN; this is encoded by the exons ATGGGTAAGTCCAAACAGGTAGGAAACCACAAAAAGAAGAGTGTTGCCAAGATCTGGAAGACCAAGCGCAGGACAAAGGACATTGACCAGATCCATGCAGACATGATCCCTGCAAATGCTGCCAAGTTACTAAAGCAAGATGTCGATTATGATGTTACAGGCAGTGCCCAGCATTACTGTCTGCACTGCTC GAGATATTTTGTTGATTTGAAAACCATGAAAGAGCATTTCAAGACCAAAGTTCATAAAAAACG attGAAGAAGCTGAGGGAAGAGCCATATACACAGGCTGAGGCAGATCGGGCAGCAGGAATGGGCTCTTACATCCCACCCAAAACCAACATAGAGGTTCACACACAGCAGGTCGAAGAGGATATGAACTGA
- the morn2 gene encoding MORN repeat-containing protein 2 — translation MSETTTLKISYIFPNGDKYEGECSRTSDGVVIRKGSGTQTSASGLTYTGEWGNDKMNGTGTLTHPSGAIYSGLFRDNMYHGKGTYTFPDGTKYTGTFSNNRLDGDGEFTDSQGLVWTGKFHNKAALGLKLKVNM, via the exons ATGTCTG AGACTACAACACTTAAAATCTCTTACATTTTCCCAAATGGAGACAAATATG AGGGCGAGTGCTCTCGTACTTCAGATGGTGTGGTAATAAGAAAAGGGTCTGGCACACAGACATCAGCCTCTGGACTTACATACACTGGGGAATGGGGCAATGATAAG ATGAATGGCACAGGAACTCTCACACACCCGTCAGGAGCAATTTACAGTGGCCTGTTCAGAGACAACATGTATCACGGCAAAGGAACTTACACATTTCCAGATGGGACAAAATACACTGGAACCTTCAGCAACAACAG aTTAGACGGTGATGGGGAGTTTACAGATTCACAAGGACTTGTGTGGACTGGGAAGTTCCATAACAAAGCAGCACTGGGACTGAAGCTCAAAGTCAACATGTGA